One region of Paucibacter aquatile genomic DNA includes:
- the ppk2 gene encoding polyphosphate kinase 2 yields the protein MSTSAAKTSNTPAPRAARKKSVPRPSRSGDTTSGHSSQGIARQVIQKAVDAAQARELEALKDIVASQGPAALASSVRAIVAGCAPDDAQALRQALLQELQAPEDGAAGPDPDQVLSSHWRSGAYPYKNLLSRKSYEKQKYALQVELLKLQAWVKSSGQRLVILFEGRDAAGKGGTIKRFMEHVNPRGARVVALEKPSEVERGQWYFQRYVQHLPTAGEIVLFDRSWYNRAGVERVMGFCSQDEYTEFMRQAPEFERNLVRSGTHLVKLWFSVSREEQRRRFKEREAHPLKQWKLSPIDLASLDKWDSYTKAKEAMFFHTDIAEAPWTVVKSDCKKRARLNALRHVLHQLPYTNKDLSKIGPLDPLLVGRANVVYERGEGRGG from the coding sequence ATGAGCACCAGCGCAGCCAAGACTTCGAACACCCCGGCCCCACGCGCCGCACGCAAGAAAAGCGTGCCCCGCCCCAGCCGCAGCGGCGACACCACCAGCGGCCACAGCAGCCAGGGCATCGCCCGCCAGGTGATCCAGAAAGCCGTGGATGCCGCCCAGGCCCGCGAGCTGGAGGCGCTGAAAGACATCGTCGCCAGCCAGGGTCCGGCGGCCCTGGCGTCCTCGGTGCGGGCCATCGTCGCCGGCTGCGCGCCGGACGATGCGCAAGCCCTGCGCCAGGCCCTGCTGCAAGAGCTGCAAGCGCCCGAAGATGGCGCAGCCGGCCCCGACCCCGACCAGGTGCTGTCCAGCCACTGGCGCAGCGGCGCCTACCCCTACAAGAACCTGCTCTCGCGCAAGAGCTACGAAAAGCAGAAGTACGCGCTGCAGGTGGAGCTGCTCAAGCTTCAGGCCTGGGTCAAATCCAGCGGCCAGCGCCTGGTGATCCTGTTCGAAGGCCGCGATGCGGCCGGCAAGGGCGGCACCATCAAGCGCTTCATGGAACATGTGAACCCACGCGGCGCGCGCGTCGTGGCGCTGGAAAAACCCAGCGAGGTCGAGCGCGGCCAGTGGTACTTCCAGCGCTATGTCCAGCACCTGCCCACCGCGGGCGAGATCGTGCTGTTCGACCGCAGCTGGTACAACCGCGCCGGCGTCGAACGGGTGATGGGCTTTTGCAGCCAGGACGAGTACACGGAGTTCATGCGCCAGGCGCCCGAGTTCGAGCGCAATCTGGTGCGCAGCGGCACCCATCTGGTCAAGCTCTGGTTCTCGGTCAGCCGCGAGGAGCAGCGCCGCCGTTTCAAGGAGCGTGAGGCCCACCCGCTCAAGCAGTGGAAGCTCTCGCCCATCGACCTGGCCTCGCTGGACAAATGGGACAGCTACACCAAAGCCAAGGAGGCGATGTTCTTCCACACCGACATCGCCGAGGCGCCCTGGACCGTGGTCAAGTCCGACTGCAAGAAGCGCGCGCGCCTCAACGCCCTGCGCCATGTGCTGCACCAGCTGCCCTACACCAACAAGGACCTCAGCAAGATCGGCCCGCTGGACCCGCTGCTGGTGGGCCGGGCCAATGTGGTCTACGAGCGCGGCGAGGGCCGCGGCGGCTGA
- a CDS encoding AEC family transporter translates to MSAILAVTLPFFALVLCGYVAARQGLLAETAIPGLNGFVLFFALPCLLFRFGMNTPVLQLLNPTVLGVYLAAALLIVGLCIAWTLSPRVQLKDAAFGALVAAFPNTGFMGVPLLVALLGPAAAGPVICTILADLFVTSSLCIALARAHDAVAGAPGRSAARLAAAQALRGALSNPLPWAIALGALASATGLRPPGPLDRVIQMLADAASPVALFTIGAVLWRAGQHAHSRTPPALYLPVAALKLLLHPALMLGLGLAAQRLGAGLGSFELTVLTLAAALPSASNVSLLAERYGADNGRIARIILASTSLAFLSFSGLAWWLQAHPLGPAV, encoded by the coding sequence ATGAGCGCCATTCTCGCCGTCACGCTGCCCTTTTTCGCCCTGGTCCTGTGCGGTTATGTCGCTGCCCGGCAAGGCCTGCTGGCCGAGACGGCGATTCCAGGGCTGAATGGCTTTGTGCTTTTCTTCGCCCTGCCCTGCCTGCTGTTCCGTTTCGGCATGAACACGCCGGTGCTGCAGCTGCTGAATCCGACCGTGCTGGGTGTCTACCTGGCGGCGGCCTTGCTGATCGTCGGCCTGTGCATCGCCTGGACCCTGTCGCCGCGGGTGCAACTCAAAGATGCAGCGTTCGGCGCCCTCGTCGCCGCCTTTCCCAACACCGGCTTCATGGGCGTGCCCCTGCTGGTGGCCCTGCTCGGGCCGGCGGCGGCCGGGCCGGTGATCTGCACCATCCTGGCCGATCTGTTTGTGACCAGCTCGCTGTGCATCGCTCTGGCGCGCGCCCACGACGCGGTGGCCGGCGCGCCCGGCCGCAGCGCCGCTCGCCTGGCGGCGGCGCAGGCCTTGCGCGGCGCCCTCTCCAACCCCCTGCCCTGGGCGATTGCGCTGGGCGCGCTGGCCAGCGCCACGGGCTTGCGGCCGCCCGGACCGCTGGACCGCGTCATCCAGATGCTGGCCGATGCGGCCTCGCCGGTGGCGCTCTTCACCATCGGCGCCGTGCTCTGGCGCGCGGGGCAGCATGCCCACAGCCGCACGCCGCCGGCGCTTTACCTGCCGGTGGCTGCGCTCAAGCTGCTGCTGCATCCGGCCCTGATGCTGGGCCTGGGCCTCGCCGCGCAGCGCCTCGGGGCGGGGCTGGGTTCCTTCGAGCTGACGGTGCTGACCCTGGCCGCCGCCCTGCCCAGCGCCAGCAATGTCTCCCTGCTGGCCGAGCGTTATGGCGCCGACAACGGCCGCATCGCCCGCATCATCCTGGCCAGCACCAGCCTGGCCTTCCTCAGCTTCAGCGGCCTGGCCTGGTGGCTGCAGGCCCATCCCCTGGGCCCGGCGGTGTGA
- a CDS encoding serine/threonine protein kinase, with protein MSEGTVLGVWRLTTALHGADGGPSGQWYRAQHALAADQAAAVLVLPRSERAAGVMLRFADQALDMGQLSHPSISVPSDSGVTPLGQPYMILRWAEGQPIVRACSHLPLRARLNLIVKLCEVLRYAHQQSWLLAEVDPGMIWVTPDQRLTLMGMGLMRMPDPEDPFERGMGLGSVPGYASPEALAGEPPSLGSEVFGLGALLYMLVDGRLPSAFGGDVDEASPSASWSNLSGAEQFSLDALLHKAVAPRADRRHVSAEALADDLRAWLAGENHSALTLNPMPVAGIGADAVDGPDTLSALPETATAGSEPRWSRRLALASVITATLLVGGWLGKQYLQGPATAQSAPTNTSLART; from the coding sequence TTGAGCGAAGGCACTGTCCTGGGCGTCTGGCGCCTGACCACCGCGCTGCATGGCGCCGATGGCGGCCCCAGCGGCCAGTGGTACCGCGCCCAGCATGCCTTGGCTGCTGACCAGGCCGCGGCCGTGCTGGTGCTGCCGCGCAGCGAGCGCGCCGCCGGCGTGATGCTGCGCTTCGCCGACCAGGCGTTGGACATGGGCCAGCTTTCGCACCCCAGCATTTCCGTGCCCAGCGACAGCGGCGTCACGCCCTTGGGCCAGCCCTACATGATCTTGCGCTGGGCCGAAGGCCAGCCCATCGTGCGGGCCTGCTCCCACCTGCCGCTGCGCGCACGCCTGAACCTGATCGTCAAGCTCTGCGAGGTGCTGCGCTACGCCCACCAGCAAAGCTGGCTGCTGGCCGAGGTGGATCCCGGCATGATCTGGGTGACGCCCGACCAGCGTCTGACCCTGATGGGCATGGGCCTGATGCGCATGCCCGATCCGGAAGATCCGTTCGAGCGCGGCATGGGCCTGGGCTCGGTGCCTGGCTACGCCAGCCCGGAAGCTTTGGCCGGCGAGCCACCCAGCCTGGGCAGCGAAGTCTTTGGCCTCGGCGCCTTGCTTTACATGCTGGTCGATGGCCGCCTGCCCTCGGCTTTTGGCGGCGATGTGGACGAGGCCTCGCCCTCGGCCAGCTGGTCCAACCTCAGTGGCGCCGAGCAGTTCAGTCTGGATGCCTTGTTGCACAAGGCCGTGGCGCCGCGCGCCGACCGCCGCCATGTCAGCGCCGAAGCGTTGGCCGATGATTTGCGCGCCTGGCTGGCCGGTGAAAACCACTCGGCCCTGACCCTGAACCCCATGCCGGTCGCCGGAATCGGTGCTGACGCGGTGGACGGGCCCGACACCCTGTCGGCCTTGCCCGAGACGGCCACGGCCGGCAGCGAGCCGCGCTGGAGCCGCCGCCTGGCCCTGGCCAGTGTGATCACCGCCACCTTGCTGGTGGGCGGTTGGTTGGGCAAGCAGTACCTGCAGGGCCCGGCCACGGCGCAGAGCGCGCCGACCAACACCTCGCTGGCGCGCACCTGA
- a CDS encoding alkaline phosphatase D family protein: protein MSSRPPHPALQRRQLLQAALAAGSAPLWIRHVHAADTVERFALGIASGCPRPSSLVLWTRLSGPTLPAQVAVDWELAEDEAFKTVVAKGQEMALAADAHSVHAEPAGLKPDRWYWYRFTALGARSPVGRTRTAPAPDAKVSSLRFAIASCQRWDHGRYAAWADMARQDLDLVLFLGDYIYESAAISNASASGPAPRVHVGGLCRSLDDYRQRYAQYKSDPSLQAMHARAPWIVTWDDHEVDNDWAGDHSQGLEADFPQRRITAAKAYWEHMPFPKALRPSGKDIRIHEHYDWGQLARLISVDGRQWRDPQVCPKPGRGGSNTLSLKDCPDFLDPRRSLLGAAQEQWLAQSWDASRPWNLLAQQTLMARMNWQTQAGEPGVYWTDGWDGYPLARQRLLRDMAARKLRNTVVLGGDVHANYVADLRADFDAPVSAANPLLATEFCGTSISSQGLDQSRIERALPHNPHLRYGHADQHGYVQFLLRPDRLEAELRSVQELWKADSALETSARFTVESGRVGAIQGT from the coding sequence ATGAGCTCGAGACCGCCCCACCCTGCCCTGCAACGACGTCAACTGCTGCAAGCGGCCCTGGCCGCCGGCAGCGCCCCGCTGTGGATCCGCCACGTCCATGCGGCCGACACGGTCGAGCGCTTCGCCCTCGGCATCGCCTCGGGCTGCCCGAGGCCCAGCAGCCTGGTGCTGTGGACCCGGCTGAGCGGGCCGACGCTGCCGGCCCAGGTGGCGGTGGACTGGGAGCTGGCCGAGGACGAGGCCTTCAAGACCGTGGTGGCCAAGGGCCAGGAGATGGCGCTGGCGGCCGATGCGCACAGCGTGCATGCCGAGCCGGCCGGGCTCAAGCCCGATCGCTGGTACTGGTACCGCTTCACCGCCCTGGGCGCGCGCAGCCCGGTCGGGCGCACGCGCACGGCGCCGGCGCCTGACGCCAAAGTCAGCTCCCTGCGCTTCGCCATTGCCTCCTGCCAGCGCTGGGACCATGGCCGCTACGCCGCCTGGGCCGATATGGCACGCCAGGACCTCGATCTGGTGCTCTTCCTCGGCGACTACATCTACGAAAGCGCGGCGATCTCCAACGCCTCGGCCAGCGGCCCGGCGCCGCGCGTGCATGTGGGTGGCCTGTGCCGCAGCCTGGACGACTACCGCCAGCGCTACGCCCAGTACAAAAGCGACCCGTCCTTGCAAGCCATGCATGCGCGTGCGCCCTGGATCGTCACCTGGGACGACCACGAGGTCGACAACGACTGGGCCGGCGACCACTCACAAGGCCTGGAGGCTGACTTCCCGCAGCGCCGCATCACCGCCGCCAAGGCCTACTGGGAGCACATGCCCTTCCCCAAGGCCTTGCGCCCGAGCGGCAAGGACATCCGCATCCACGAGCACTACGACTGGGGCCAGCTGGCGCGGCTGATCAGCGTGGACGGCCGGCAATGGCGCGATCCGCAGGTCTGCCCCAAACCCGGTCGCGGCGGCTCCAACACCTTGTCGCTCAAAGACTGCCCGGACTTTCTCGACCCGCGCCGCAGCCTGCTGGGCGCCGCCCAGGAGCAATGGCTGGCGCAAAGCTGGGACGCCTCACGGCCCTGGAACCTGCTGGCCCAGCAGACCCTGATGGCTCGCATGAACTGGCAGACCCAGGCCGGCGAGCCGGGTGTCTACTGGACCGATGGCTGGGATGGCTATCCGCTGGCGCGCCAGCGCCTGCTGCGCGATATGGCGGCGCGCAAGCTGCGCAACACCGTCGTGCTGGGCGGGGATGTGCACGCCAACTATGTGGCCGATCTGCGCGCCGATTTCGATGCGCCGGTGAGCGCCGCCAACCCGCTGCTGGCCACCGAGTTCTGCGGCACCTCGATCAGCAGCCAGGGCCTGGACCAGAGCCGCATCGAGCGCGCCCTGCCGCACAACCCGCATCTGCGCTACGGGCACGCCGATCAGCATGGCTATGTGCAATTCCTGCTGCGCCCGGACCGCCTGGAGGCCGAGCTGCGCTCGGTGCAGGAGCTGTGGAAGGCCGACAGTGCGCTCGAAACCTCGGCCCGCTTCACGGTGGAGAGCGGGCGGGTCGGGGCGATTCAGGGCACTTGA
- a CDS encoding substrate-binding periplasmic protein, producing MTRNWALMLLCALLFGGAAQARELLAVGTQFPRILEFDAKGIARGLAVDLLTRAAAQQGHTVRFESLPWARAQLVVEQGLADVLVGPYRSPERLQRFLFSQLAFYEDALVFYASPAKAELWQGDWSRSSGRSVGLVLGWAYGDAMEQARSSLLISHPGDVATGLRMLQRGRIDLLASNERNTTPVLEAMGLSAQFLVLKPPIAVQTGHFAYSRNASGEELRVNLDRSLEALRSNGTLRELARQWAVRIPD from the coding sequence TTGACTCGAAACTGGGCCCTGATGCTGCTGTGCGCCCTGCTGTTCGGCGGCGCGGCGCAGGCGAGAGAACTGCTGGCCGTGGGCACGCAGTTCCCGCGCATCCTGGAATTTGATGCCAAGGGCATCGCCCGCGGTCTGGCCGTGGACCTCTTGACCCGCGCGGCTGCCCAACAGGGCCACACGGTTCGTTTCGAAAGCCTGCCCTGGGCGCGGGCCCAGCTGGTGGTGGAGCAGGGGCTGGCCGATGTGCTGGTGGGCCCCTACCGCAGCCCTGAGCGTTTGCAACGCTTCTTGTTTTCACAGCTGGCGTTCTACGAGGACGCCCTGGTGTTCTACGCCAGCCCCGCCAAGGCGGAGCTGTGGCAGGGCGACTGGAGCCGCTCGAGCGGGCGCTCGGTCGGCCTGGTTCTGGGTTGGGCCTACGGCGACGCGATGGAGCAGGCGCGCAGCAGCCTGCTGATCAGCCACCCTGGCGATGTGGCCACCGGCCTGCGCATGCTGCAGCGCGGCCGCATCGACCTGCTCGCCAGCAATGAACGCAACACCACGCCGGTGCTCGAGGCCATGGGCCTGAGCGCCCAGTTTCTGGTGCTGAAGCCACCGATCGCGGTCCAGACCGGCCACTTCGCCTACAGCCGCAACGCCAGTGGCGAGGAGCTCCGCGTCAACCTCGATCGCAGCCTGGAGGCGCTGCGCAGCAACGGCACGCTGCGTGAGCTCGCGCGGCAATGGGCTGTGCGGATTCCGGATTGA